From Chryseobacterium sp. IHB B 17019, one genomic window encodes:
- a CDS encoding DUF3857 domain-containing protein — translation MMKILCIGALSMASFYYSQTFPASAIPEDLKKNADAVVRKDVTTIQINKIDDIKYQLYTVTTVLNKDGDSKALIYIPYEKGNSISDVKVNIYDEAGKKIKSYSKSDFGDFANNNQGTFYSDNRVMALSYTPTQYPYTVEFSYQIGDENTVFLPDFVPFNSTNVSLEEAQMKILNKSGIELKTKTYPSKYNYTSVIESDGNGEKIYTYKNVPAIDDAVLLPQPVKILPKVSFALTKFNLEGKQGSINNWSDFGAWYYNSILQPVSVSTPAIKAEVAALNLQGTTEEKVKKLYQHMQAKTRYIFVALGIGGWQPMLPDEVQKKGYGDCKGLTNYMKTLLDEAGIPSYYSVINSGISPVSFDKDFPKMGGNHVILMIPTEKGNIWLENTSQQIAYNHLSYSTTDRNVLSIRKNGIELIDTPNYPAEQNKEKQILKIKLNEDNSIQGEGNFSYTGSQYDNSMALINLSPKERNEAMKSFLGTLHFEKVEMKNFLNDKDNAVTKYDLDFKVNNYSKNAGSSIIFRAVPIYSDNVYKTEENRELPFELRQSYEDEFEINFAIPKNYKIEELPDNVNINSEFGTYKLSFVKNGEELKVSRTIRINKGLYSKEKYNDYINFRKKTINIDNSKILISKI, via the coding sequence ATGATGAAAATACTTTGTATTGGAGCACTTTCGATGGCTTCTTTTTATTACTCTCAAACCTTTCCGGCTTCTGCGATTCCTGAAGATTTGAAGAAAAACGCGGATGCTGTTGTAAGAAAGGATGTTACAACAATCCAGATCAATAAAATTGATGATATAAAATACCAGCTTTACACGGTAACCACAGTACTGAACAAAGATGGAGATTCTAAGGCATTGATATACATTCCTTATGAAAAAGGAAATAGTATTTCGGATGTAAAAGTCAATATCTATGATGAAGCGGGGAAAAAAATAAAATCATATTCAAAGTCTGATTTCGGAGATTTTGCCAATAATAACCAGGGTACTTTTTATTCTGACAACAGAGTAATGGCGTTGTCTTACACACCGACACAATATCCTTATACTGTTGAGTTTTCTTACCAGATCGGTGATGAAAACACGGTTTTCCTGCCGGATTTTGTCCCGTTTAATTCCACGAATGTTTCCTTGGAAGAAGCTCAGATGAAAATCCTCAACAAATCTGGAATCGAGCTTAAAACAAAAACCTATCCTTCAAAGTACAATTATACCTCGGTTATAGAGAGTGATGGGAATGGAGAGAAAATTTACACTTATAAAAATGTTCCTGCAATTGATGATGCTGTTTTATTGCCTCAGCCTGTAAAAATTTTACCAAAAGTAAGTTTTGCCTTAACAAAATTCAATCTGGAAGGAAAGCAGGGCAGCATAAACAACTGGAGCGATTTCGGAGCTTGGTATTACAACAGCATTTTACAACCGGTTTCAGTTTCCACACCTGCAATCAAAGCGGAAGTTGCGGCATTAAACTTACAGGGAACAACCGAAGAAAAGGTCAAAAAGCTGTATCAGCACATGCAGGCAAAAACAAGGTATATCTTTGTGGCATTGGGAATTGGCGGTTGGCAGCCGATGCTTCCGGATGAGGTTCAGAAAAAAGGATACGGAGATTGTAAAGGTCTTACCAATTACATGAAAACTTTGCTTGATGAAGCGGGGATTCCTTCATATTATTCGGTTATCAATTCCGGGATTTCGCCGGTTTCGTTTGATAAGGATTTTCCTAAAATGGGCGGAAATCACGTTATTTTAATGATTCCGACAGAAAAAGGAAATATCTGGCTGGAAAATACATCCCAACAGATTGCTTATAATCATTTAAGTTACAGCACAACAGATAGAAACGTTCTGTCCATCAGGAAAAACGGGATTGAATTGATTGATACTCCAAACTATCCGGCCGAACAAAATAAGGAAAAACAAATTCTTAAAATTAAACTTAACGAAGATAACAGCATTCAGGGAGAAGGCAATTTTTCTTACACGGGAAGCCAGTACGACAACAGTATGGCCTTGATCAATTTATCTCCTAAAGAAAGAAATGAAGCCATGAAAAGCTTCCTCGGTACTTTGCATTTCGAAAAAGTTGAAATGAAAAATTTCCTTAATGATAAAGATAATGCCGTTACAAAATATGATCTTGATTTTAAAGTAAATAATTACTCAAAAAACGCAGGAAGTAGTATAATTTTTAGGGCGGTTCCTATTTATTCAGATAATGTTTACAAAACTGAAGAAAACAGAGAATTACCATTTGAATTGAGACAGTCTTATGAAGATGAATTCGAAATCAATTTTGCAATTCCTAAAAATTATAAGATTGAGGAACTTCCTGATAATGTTAATATCAATTCCGAGTTCGGAACTTACAAATTAAGCTTTGTAAAAAATGGGGAAGAATTAAAGGTAAGCAGAACCATCAGAATCAACAAAGGTCTTTATTCAAAGGAGAAATACAACGATTATATCAATTTCAGAAAGAAAACTATTAACATCGACAACTCCAAAATTTTAATTTCTAAAATCTAA
- a CDS encoding transglutaminase-like domain-containing protein, producing MKKIILIAICSMNFIFIEAQKHKFLEPPKFNEADLSKQKSALDENAPAEILYKSLHFSIDNTTGNLVKEAFYRIKIYDKDKAEDWLNLEIPLYQGSGSEQETLSKMKAFTYNLENGATLATKVDKSSKYKSKESKYVSITKFAFPNVKNGSVIEYQYEINSPFLFIIPEILIETDTPSLYTEYVLDTPSNIAYNVNYTGSLSPKYREIEERMMYGMNYKTYRFGYENVKGFKTEKFVNNDRNYRTKISAELHSTNFRELKLYSSSWEQIKQRLYENEDFGGELKKTKLAKENLPANISGISNEAEKADAIFNYVKNTFTWNKDRGVYIEDGIKKMLETKTGNAAEMNLFLVMLLREAGIKADPLVISTVSNGMINLASPNISNMNFVIAAIQTKDGFHLYDATAKQSSMDQLPPRDWNQFGILMAKEKVQQLSMTNAKTSFTYLTADAKINDDGSISGSYSDKDTGTYAMFAKENYDDNAEKYKKQYKENFSIDFTNIDSKVLENGDFESTMKFSSDNMIDKIGKKMIINPMLFLNKNSNEFDQTEQRRFMIEFTSPVTRVKKIVLEIPAGYVIEEMPKNKKIVTDDKEIEYSYIAEQKGNKLEVTSTTKITSPDYPKEYYPAFKQIWDVASKQENQVISLIKKTL from the coding sequence ATGAAGAAAATTATTTTAATTGCAATTTGCTCAATGAATTTTATTTTTATTGAAGCTCAAAAGCATAAATTTCTTGAACCCCCGAAGTTTAATGAAGCAGATTTATCAAAGCAAAAATCAGCTTTAGATGAAAATGCACCTGCAGAAATTTTATATAAATCTTTACATTTCAGTATTGATAATACTACGGGAAACTTGGTAAAAGAAGCTTTTTACAGAATTAAAATTTATGATAAAGATAAAGCTGAAGACTGGTTGAATCTTGAGATCCCTCTTTACCAGGGTAGTGGAAGTGAGCAGGAAACGTTATCTAAGATGAAGGCCTTCACGTATAACTTGGAAAATGGAGCTACGCTTGCTACAAAAGTAGATAAAAGTTCAAAATATAAAAGCAAGGAAAGTAAATATGTCTCGATCACAAAATTCGCTTTTCCGAATGTGAAAAACGGGTCTGTTATTGAGTATCAGTATGAAATTAATTCACCGTTTTTATTTATTATTCCTGAAATTTTAATTGAAACAGATACTCCGTCCTTATATACGGAATATGTTTTGGATACGCCGTCGAATATTGCGTACAACGTCAATTACACAGGTTCTCTAAGTCCGAAATACAGGGAAATTGAAGAGAGGATGATGTATGGGATGAACTATAAAACGTACAGATTTGGTTATGAAAATGTGAAGGGCTTTAAAACTGAAAAATTTGTTAATAATGACAGAAACTATAGAACAAAAATAAGCGCAGAACTACATTCAACGAATTTCAGAGAACTTAAACTGTATTCTTCATCTTGGGAACAGATTAAGCAAAGATTGTATGAAAATGAAGATTTCGGGGGAGAATTGAAGAAAACAAAACTGGCAAAAGAAAACTTGCCTGCTAATATTTCCGGAATTTCAAACGAAGCCGAAAAAGCGGATGCCATTTTTAATTATGTTAAAAACACCTTCACCTGGAATAAAGACAGGGGAGTTTATATAGAAGACGGGATTAAGAAAATGCTTGAAACAAAAACGGGAAATGCTGCCGAAATGAATCTTTTCCTGGTAATGCTGTTGCGTGAAGCGGGAATTAAGGCTGATCCGCTTGTAATTTCTACGGTAAGCAACGGAATGATCAATCTTGCCTCTCCGAATATCTCAAACATGAATTTTGTTATTGCTGCAATCCAGACAAAAGATGGATTCCACTTGTATGACGCGACTGCAAAGCAATCATCAATGGATCAGCTGCCTCCGAGAGACTGGAACCAGTTCGGTATTTTGATGGCTAAGGAAAAAGTTCAGCAGCTTTCAATGACCAATGCAAAAACAAGTTTCACGTATCTTACGGCAGATGCAAAAATCAATGATGACGGAAGTATTTCAGGGAGTTATTCTGATAAGGATACAGGAACTTACGCCATGTTTGCCAAAGAAAATTATGATGACAATGCCGAGAAATACAAAAAACAATACAAAGAAAATTTTTCAATCGACTTTACAAATATCGATTCTAAAGTTCTTGAAAATGGTGATTTTGAAAGCACAATGAAGTTCTCATCAGATAATATGATTGATAAAATCGGGAAAAAGATGATCATCAACCCGATGTTGTTCTTAAATAAAAACTCTAATGAATTTGACCAGACGGAACAAAGAAGGTTCATGATTGAATTTACCTCGCCTGTCACCAGAGTTAAAAAGATTGTTTTGGAGATTCCCGCAGGTTATGTAATCGAGGAAATGCCGAAAAACAAAAAAATCGTTACCGATGATAAAGAGATCGAATACAGCTATATCGCAGAGCAGAAAGGAAATAAGCTGGAGGTAACTTCCACTACAAAAATCACGAGCCCGGATTATCCGAAGGAATATTATCCGGCTTTCAAACAAATTTGGGATGTTGCTTCAAAGCAGGAAAATCAGGTTATCAGCCTAATTAAAAAGACATTGTAA
- a CDS encoding RsiV family protein produces the protein MKNTIALLAFSSLLAISACKKSENVNTNTDKTEAPSAAKFTVDSVKVSDSIKLNDSLTLKFSSKMLVFPEIKDKKLLDSIYFTNKNIQDFSKKGIQALVDKNKNEYFNNVKKDSKDWISDLTFAQKWYSDSSMNLKSNTNDYLHIEYGWGSYEGGAHDNYGFSERVFDLKNNRKVELEDITSISKNELQKILMKNINKINSGTMDDKGKVNNSEMLLVDVIPATGNFYFDDKNLYFHYSPYEITAFAAGDITIPVSWEELKGKLKPDFQTRMNIK, from the coding sequence ATGAAAAATACAATTGCTCTTTTAGCATTTTCCTCATTATTAGCAATTTCGGCTTGTAAAAAGTCTGAAAATGTCAATACCAATACCGATAAAACGGAAGCTCCCTCAGCGGCAAAATTTACGGTTGACTCCGTAAAAGTAAGTGATTCTATTAAGCTTAATGATTCTTTGACGTTAAAATTCAGCTCTAAAATGCTGGTTTTCCCTGAGATTAAAGACAAAAAATTACTCGACAGTATTTATTTTACCAATAAAAATATTCAGGATTTTTCTAAAAAAGGGATTCAGGCTTTGGTTGATAAAAATAAAAACGAATATTTTAATAATGTTAAAAAAGATTCAAAAGACTGGATTTCAGATTTGACATTTGCTCAAAAATGGTATTCGGACAGCAGCATGAATCTTAAATCCAATACCAATGATTATCTCCATATAGAATATGGTTGGGGATCGTATGAAGGCGGAGCGCATGACAATTACGGTTTTTCAGAAAGAGTTTTTGATCTGAAGAATAATCGAAAAGTTGAGCTGGAGGATATTACCTCAATATCCAAAAACGAACTGCAAAAAATATTGATGAAAAATATCAATAAAATAAACTCAGGAACGATGGATGATAAAGGAAAAGTGAACAATTCTGAAATGCTTTTAGTGGATGTCATTCCTGCGACGGGAAATTTTTATTTTGATGACAAAAACCTTTATTTCCATTACAGTCCTTATGAAATCACGGCTTTTGCAGCGGGAGATATCACAATTCCTGTTTCGTGGGAAGAGCTGAAAGGGAAGTTGAAACCTGATTTCCAGACGAGAATGAACATTAAATAA
- a CDS encoding RsiV family protein, with product MTHYIKTTLFSTLILVSFACSKKENPHHTDQKENSESFAVDSISLNDSEKVFDSVTLNYSSKLLVFPDLKDKKLLDSIYFDKKGIADFSKKGLTDFFEKETVSYYKLIKESSKKSDIHYKQTWEYSSNMSAKSFENDYLHIQYSKKSINGKTLGTIDFIDKVFDIKNNTKLQLSDITSISKEKLSQILQKNFDKNEKKIKFSDLTVKKISPNNNFYFDHKNLYFHYNLDVFMPGYPMGDIVIPVSWDDLKGELNPVFKERMKIK from the coding sequence ATGACACACTACATTAAAACAACATTATTCTCAACCTTGATTTTGGTCTCTTTTGCGTGTAGCAAAAAAGAAAATCCTCACCATACAGATCAAAAAGAAAATTCTGAAAGTTTTGCTGTTGATTCAATTTCATTGAATGATTCCGAAAAGGTTTTCGATTCCGTTACATTGAATTATTCGTCAAAATTATTGGTTTTCCCGGATTTGAAAGATAAAAAGCTTCTTGACAGTATTTATTTTGATAAAAAAGGAATTGCTGATTTTTCTAAAAAAGGACTGACAGATTTCTTTGAAAAAGAGACGGTTTCATATTACAAGCTTATCAAAGAAAGCAGTAAAAAATCGGATATTCATTATAAGCAGACCTGGGAATATTCATCAAATATGTCGGCGAAATCTTTTGAAAATGATTATCTGCATATTCAATATTCTAAAAAAAGCATTAATGGTAAGACCCTTGGAACAATTGATTTTATTGACAAAGTTTTTGATATTAAAAACAATACAAAGCTGCAATTGAGCGATATTACTTCTATATCAAAGGAAAAACTATCTCAGATTTTACAGAAAAACTTTGATAAAAATGAGAAAAAAATCAAATTTTCTGATCTTACAGTAAAGAAAATTTCTCCTAATAATAACTTTTATTTTGATCATAAAAACCTTTATTTCCATTACAATCTGGATGTTTTTATGCCCGGTTATCCGATGGGTGATATTGTAATCCCGGTTTCGTGGGATGATTTGAAGGGAGAACTCAATCCTGTTTTTAAAGAAAGAATGAAAATTAAATAA
- a CDS encoding diacylglycerol/lipid kinase family protein produces MLLIQEAFFIFVTMEKVAFIINPFSAKKNYQPFLNELKTKVENPMYYISESIPGTDDFIQKHFNDVDIFVAIGGDGTISTIARNLIHTDKILAIFPAGSGNGFSNETQFSKNLDELLQKIEVKKFRKIDTFTVNGRLSINVSGTGFDGKVVKEFEKTTRGFKNYIKVSLKTFFSYKPIKVKFFDEKYKEYNGKYLMVNIANTRQFGNKAYIAPNASKSDGLVDMVLVKKFPFTYSALFAFRMFTKKLKDDNYVTYLPVSEIEFKVNTKNWHLDGEFNKIKSPVHVKVQPASLNILV; encoded by the coding sequence ATGCTTCTGATTCAGGAAGCATTTTTTATTTTTGTAACAATGGAAAAAGTAGCTTTCATCATTAATCCTTTTTCAGCAAAAAAGAATTATCAGCCGTTTCTTAATGAATTGAAAACCAAGGTTGAAAATCCCATGTATTATATTTCGGAATCTATTCCTGGAACGGACGATTTTATTCAGAAACATTTTAATGATGTAGATATTTTCGTGGCAATTGGTGGAGACGGAACAATTTCCACTATTGCGAGGAATCTTATTCATACAGATAAGATACTTGCAATTTTTCCCGCGGGTTCCGGAAACGGGTTTTCTAATGAAACACAATTCAGTAAAAATCTTGATGAATTACTTCAAAAAATTGAAGTAAAAAAATTCAGGAAAATTGATACTTTTACTGTTAACGGTAGGCTTTCAATTAACGTTTCAGGGACGGGATTTGACGGAAAAGTTGTCAAAGAATTCGAAAAAACTACTCGCGGATTTAAAAACTATATTAAAGTTTCTTTAAAAACATTTTTCAGTTATAAGCCGATTAAGGTTAAATTTTTTGATGAAAAGTATAAAGAATATAACGGGAAATATCTGATGGTAAACATTGCCAATACCCGTCAATTCGGAAACAAAGCCTATATTGCCCCAAATGCCAGTAAAAGTGATGGTTTGGTTGATATGGTTTTGGTGAAAAAATTTCCGTTCACGTACTCTGCGCTTTTTGCTTTCAGGATGTTCACCAAAAAACTGAAGGATGATAATTATGTCACATATCTTCCCGTTTCTGAAATTGAATTCAAAGTCAACACAAAAAATTGGCATCTTGATGGAGAATTCAACAAAATAAAATCCCCGGTTCATGTAAAAGTACAGCCCGCAAGCTTAAATATTTTAGTTTAA
- a CDS encoding dicarboxylate/amino acid:cation symporter — translation MKTKKIYQQLYFQVIIAIIAGILLGRFYPELGEKMKPLGDGFIKLVKMIIAPVIFITLTLGIAHMTDLKKVGRIAIKAMIYFFTFSTLALIIGLIVGNILQPGHGLNIDPATLSGDVSQYQQKAHESTLTGFIMNIIPETLFSPLVGENILQVLLVAILMGIALVLTKEKSQKVTDFLQDLSTPVFKIVHMLMKLAPIGAFGAMAFTIGKYGLHSVLNLIFLVGTFYVTSALFVVLILGAVAWYNGFSIFKLMYFLKEELLLVLGTSSSESALPGIMEKLEKAGCSRAIVGLVVPTGYSFNLDGTNIYMTLASLFIAQALNIHLPIEKQIILLLVAMLSSKGAAGVTGAGFVTLAATLAVVPEIPIAGMTLILGIDKFMSECRALTNVIGNSVATVVVANWEKQLDKKQLHYCLNHPNEIEKKLEV, via the coding sequence TTGAAAACTAAAAAAATATATCAGCAACTTTATTTTCAGGTTATTATTGCCATTATTGCAGGAATTCTTTTAGGGAGATTCTATCCTGAGCTGGGTGAGAAGATGAAACCTCTGGGAGACGGGTTTATAAAATTGGTAAAAATGATCATTGCTCCGGTGATTTTCATAACGCTGACGCTAGGAATTGCACACATGACTGACCTTAAAAAAGTTGGGAGAATCGCTATAAAAGCGATGATTTATTTTTTCACTTTTTCAACTTTGGCTTTAATAATCGGATTAATTGTAGGTAATATTTTACAACCCGGACACGGATTAAACATTGATCCGGCCACACTTTCCGGGGACGTTTCACAATATCAGCAGAAAGCCCACGAATCTACACTGACAGGCTTTATCATGAATATTATTCCTGAAACATTATTCAGTCCATTAGTGGGAGAAAATATTCTGCAGGTGCTTTTAGTGGCTATTTTAATGGGAATCGCTTTGGTTCTGACTAAAGAAAAAAGCCAGAAAGTAACAGATTTCCTACAAGATCTCTCGACGCCTGTGTTTAAAATCGTTCACATGCTGATGAAACTTGCACCCATCGGAGCTTTTGGAGCTATGGCTTTTACAATTGGGAAATACGGGCTTCATTCTGTCTTAAATCTGATTTTCTTAGTCGGTACTTTTTATGTCACTTCTGCCCTGTTTGTAGTTTTGATTTTAGGAGCCGTTGCCTGGTATAATGGATTCAGCATCTTCAAGCTTATGTACTTTCTTAAAGAAGAACTTTTATTGGTTTTAGGAACCAGCTCTTCAGAATCTGCCCTTCCGGGAATTATGGAAAAGCTCGAAAAGGCAGGTTGTTCAAGGGCAATTGTCGGTTTGGTTGTTCCTACCGGCTACTCATTCAATCTTGACGGAACAAATATTTATATGACCTTAGCCTCGCTATTCATTGCCCAGGCTTTGAATATTCACCTTCCTATTGAAAAGCAGATTATCTTACTTTTAGTTGCCATGTTGAGCTCCAAAGGTGCCGCAGGAGTAACTGGCGCGGGTTTTGTGACGCTGGCCGCCACTCTCGCCGTTGTTCCCGAAATTCCTATTGCCGGGATGACCTTAATTTTAGGAATTGATAAGTTTATGAGCGAATGCCGTGCCCTGACAAACGTAATTGGAAATTCGGTGGCGACTGTTGTTGTAGCCAACTGGGAAAAGCAATTGGATAAAAAACAGCTGCATTACTGCCTGAATCACCCCAATGAGATTGAGAAAAAACTGGAAGTTTAA
- the ggt gene encoding gamma-glutamyltransferase, which translates to MKRVFFVTLLLAQQLFWAQFTDITIIKDVKVKNKGVVVSAHPLASEAGAKILKMGGNAYDAIVATQYALAVVYPQAGNIGGGGFLVGVKNTGEKFAIDYRETAPQKATHDMYVDKNGKANTDLSQNGRLAVGVPGSVAGFFATLKYCKLPMDQLIQPAIDLAEKGFALTDKEADLLNSNKEYFQKHNQSPIVFVKAGSWKAGDILIQKELGETLKLIQKNGLKGFYERKTAQLIVSEMKKGNGIISLEDLKNYKVAERKALEFNYKGNNVVSMPLPSSGGILLAQMLKMAGYENLEKYQQNSTQAVQIMVEAERRAFADRAEYMGDPDFIKDKTSYLISDEYLKNRWKSFSFNKATPSSEVGKIIKQPKESTQTTHISVVDKDGNAAAVTTTLNGLYGSKVVVSGAGFFLNNEMDDFSVKPGVPNMFGAVGGEANSIQPNKRMLSSMTPTIVLKNGKPYMVVGTPGGTTIPTSVYQSIVNVVDFKLDANISVNSPKFHHQWLPETVAFEKNFPETTIKDLEKLGYKAENWNQIGRTEMILIDDNGNTHAVADGRGDDSVAVE; encoded by the coding sequence ATGAAAAGAGTATTTTTTGTTACTTTACTTTTAGCTCAACAGCTTTTTTGGGCTCAATTTACCGACATTACTATTATAAAAGATGTCAAAGTAAAAAACAAAGGTGTTGTTGTTTCCGCTCATCCTCTGGCGAGTGAAGCGGGAGCCAAAATATTAAAAATGGGTGGAAATGCCTATGATGCAATTGTTGCGACACAATATGCTTTAGCGGTAGTTTATCCCCAAGCCGGAAACATCGGCGGCGGCGGGTTTTTAGTTGGAGTAAAAAATACCGGAGAAAAATTTGCCATTGATTACCGGGAAACTGCTCCTCAAAAAGCAACACATGATATGTATGTTGATAAAAACGGAAAAGCCAATACCGATCTTTCTCAAAACGGAAGATTAGCGGTAGGAGTTCCGGGAAGTGTAGCCGGTTTTTTTGCTACCTTAAAATACTGCAAACTTCCTATGGATCAATTGATTCAGCCAGCAATAGATCTTGCTGAGAAAGGTTTTGCTCTTACCGACAAAGAGGCTGATCTTTTAAATTCAAATAAAGAATATTTTCAGAAACATAATCAGTCTCCCATAGTTTTTGTAAAAGCCGGTTCGTGGAAAGCCGGTGATATTCTAATTCAGAAAGAATTGGGTGAAACTTTAAAATTAATTCAGAAAAATGGTTTAAAAGGATTTTATGAACGAAAAACTGCCCAACTTATCGTTTCTGAAATGAAAAAGGGGAATGGAATTATCAGTTTAGAAGATTTAAAAAATTATAAAGTCGCAGAAAGAAAAGCATTAGAGTTTAATTATAAAGGAAATAATGTTGTTTCTATGCCCTTGCCTTCAAGTGGCGGAATATTGCTAGCCCAGATGCTGAAAATGGCAGGCTATGAAAACTTAGAAAAATACCAACAAAATTCCACACAGGCAGTTCAGATTATGGTGGAGGCCGAAAGAAGAGCTTTTGCCGACAGAGCCGAATACATGGGCGATCCGGATTTTATTAAGGATAAAACTTCTTATCTGATTTCCGATGAATATCTAAAAAACAGATGGAAAAGTTTTAGCTTTAATAAAGCAACTCCAAGTTCTGAGGTTGGAAAAATCATTAAGCAACCCAAAGAATCAACACAAACTACCCACATTTCTGTTGTTGACAAAGACGGGAATGCAGCCGCGGTCACCACTACATTGAACGGTTTGTATGGCAGTAAAGTTGTCGTTTCCGGAGCAGGATTTTTCTTAAATAACGAAATGGATGATTTCTCTGTAAAGCCCGGCGTTCCCAATATGTTTGGGGCAGTTGGCGGAGAAGCAAATTCTATACAGCCTAATAAAAGAATGCTTTCATCAATGACACCAACCATTGTTCTCAAAAACGGAAAGCCGTATATGGTAGTGGGAACTCCGGGAGGAACAACAATTCCGACTTCTGTTTATCAGTCAATAGTAAATGTTGTTGATTTTAAATTAGATGCTAATATTTCTGTAAATTCACCTAAATTCCATCATCAATGGCTTCCTGAAACAGTTGCTTTTGAAAAGAATTTTCCGGAAACTACCATTAAAGATTTAGAAAAGCTTGGCTACAAAGCCGAAAACTGGAATCAGATCGGCAGAACGGAAATGATTTTAATTGATGATAATGGGAATACTCATGCTGTTGCAGATGGTCGTGGTGATGATTCTGTGGCAGTAGAGTGA